AGCTGAAGGGCCGTTCGACTATCTGGGGCGATACCACCTTCAGGTCTCAGCTGTGGCTGAAGGCAATGAGCGTGAATTCCTCGGTTGGGTGTCGCCTGGGGCTGACCGGTTCTCTGTGCGGCGAGTGTTCTCGTCTGCGTTGAACTCGGCCAAGCGGTTTGCCTTCACGACTTCAACGGGCGGAAGCAAGCGAGCAATGGTGCCGATTGGGATGTATGAGCAGGTGATGCCGCTGGACATCATTCCCACATTTCTGTTGCGGTCGCTGATCGTGGGCGATACGGAGCAGGCTCAGGCCCTTGGCTGCCTTGAGCTGGACGAAGAAGACCTGGCATTGTGTACCTTTGTGTGCCCCGGCAAATACGAATACGGCCCGATCCTGAGGGAACGGTTGACTCAGATTGAGCTTGAAGGCTGATATGAAATTCCTGCGAGACAAGTTAGATCAGGTTGAGCCGTGGTTTCACAAAGGTGGAAAACTGGCGCGGCTGTATCCGATCTACGAAGCGATCGACACGTTTCTGTATACGCCCGGCGAAGTGACGAAAAATGCGTCACACGTGCGGGACGGCATGGACCTGAAGCGAATGATGATCTTCGTGGTCATCGCGCTGACGCCCTGCATTTTGATGGCTTGCTACAACACGGGTGCTCAAACGCACATCGTGGCCAAGGCGGCGGTCGACGCAGGTGATTCGTATTCCGACGTGATTTCCGAACTTGGCTGGCGTGCTTCCGTCGTTCGGATGTGCGGTTGGGATCCTGCTGCTGGCGGAAACCTTGTCTACAACTTCCTGCACGGTGCCTTGTATTTCATTCCTGTCTTCCTGGTGACCAACATGGTTGGCGGGGCGTGGGAAGTGCTGTTCGGCTGCATCCGTAAGCACGATATTAACGAAGGCTTTCTGGTGACGGGGATGCTGTTCCCGCTGACGCTGCCTGCCACGATACCGCTCTGGCAAGTCGCACTGGGAATCAGTTTCGGTGTTGTCATCGGAAAAGAAGTCTTTGGCGGAACCGGCAAGAACTTTCTAAACCCGGCTCTGACTGCTCGAGCCTTCTTGTACTTTGCCTATCCCATTCAAATTACTGGTTCGACCGTATGGGCCGGAGCAATCGACGGAATCACTTGTCCAACGTTGCTGACAACAATGGGCAACGTGCAGGTGGCTGCCCCGGATGGTGGTTCATTTGCAGCCGTCATTAACAACGACCTCGGCGGACTCACACTGTGGCAGGCCTTTCTGGGGAACATTCCCGGTTCGATGGGCGAAACGTCGACCCTCGCCTGCCTGCTGGGTGCGATCTTCCTGATTGTCACCGGCGTCGGATCCTGGCGAATCATGGCCGGCGTGCTGATTGGAGCCATGGGGCTGGCAACCGTGTTTCACGGAATTGAAACAACAACGAACGCGATGTATCAGGTTCCTCCTGCGTGGCACTTGTGTACGGGAGGCCTGGCGTTTGGGCTGGTGTTTATGGCGACCGATCCGGTCTCTGCCGCCATGACAAATGCTGGGCGTTGGGTGTACGGAATCCTGATTGGGATGATGACAATCACGGTGCGCGTTCTGAACCCTGCGTTTCCGGAAGGCATTATGCTGGCGATTCTGCTGGGCAACGTATTTGCTCCTGTGATCGACTACGTGGTCGTACAAAAGAACATCAACAGGAGGCTCGCTCGCAATGAAGCCTGAAACGATACGAACCTTTAAGGTTGCTGTAACTCTGTGTTTGGTCTGTTCTGTCGTGGTGTCTTCTCTGGCCGTGGGGCTGAAGGGCATTCAGGAAGAACAGAAGGAAGCCTTTCGTCAGCAGAGTATTCTGGAAGCGGCTGGACTGTGGGAAGAAGGCGGCGACCCTGGCAAGTTGTTCAAAGACAATATCAAAGCCATTGGTCTGGACCTGGAAGACCATAAGCCGGAAGGTGATGATCTTTCCGCCCCGAAGTTTGACATGGCAAAAGCTCTGCGGGATCCAAAACTTCACGAGGAAATTCCGAAGCAGGAAGATGTCGCCGGTTTAAAGAACGTCGAAATCTACACCGTTGTCTACCGTGTCCCTAAAGAAGGCCCGATCAAGAAACTGATCCTTCCGATACGAGGCAAAGGTCTGTGGTCCACGCTGTACGGCTTTGTGGCTCTGGATGTCGAAGAAATCGAGGAAGGACCGACACACGTTAAGGTGGCCGGACTAACCTACTACAAGCACGGTGAAACACCAGGCCTTGGTGGTGAGGTCGACAACCAGCTCTGGAAAGCCAAATGGCCAGGTAAGCTGGTATTCGATGAAAACTGGGACGTGCAGATTGAAGTCGCCAAGAATGCCACGACCGACTATCAGGTGGACGCACTATCGGGTGCGACTCTGACATCGAATGGTGTGACCAACATGCTGGAGTTCTGGCTGGGCGACAGCGGTTTCGGGCCATACCTGCAGAAGCTTGCAAAAAAAGACGCAGCCACCCAGAAAGACGCAGCGACTCAGGAGGCGGCCGCACGACGGGCCGTCATCCAATAAGGAAACGCAACTATGGCTGAACCAAACCCCAAAAAGATCCTGCTGGATCCGCTGGTCAACAACAATCCCATTGCCTTGCAAATTCTGGGTTTGTGTAGTGCCCTTGCGGTCACAGTAAAGCTGGAAACATCGCTGGTGATGGCCATCGCTGTGACTCTGGTCACGGGGTGTTCCAGTGCGGCGATTTCGTTTATTCGCCGAGAGATCCCGAGTAGCATCCGCATCATTGCTCAGATGACCATTATCGCTTCAATGGTGATTATGGTCGATCAGATCCTGCAGGCCTTTACCCCCGGCCTCAGTCGGCAGCTTTCTGTTTTCGTGGGCCTGATTATCACGAACTGCATTGTGATGGGGCGAGCAGAAGCATTCGCAATGAAGAATGGCCCGTGGCTGAGCTTCCTGGACGGCATTGGCAACGGCCTGGGTTATGGTTTTATTCTGCTGCTGGTTGGCTTTTTCAGAGAGCTGTTTGGTTCTGGGAAGTTATTCGGCGTCAACGTGATGGTGCCACAGACAGAAGGTGGCTGGTATCCGACCAACGGACTGATGCTGATCGCACCAAGTGCATTCTTTCTCATTGGCCTGATTATCTGGGTGATTCGCACGTTCAAGCCAGAACAGGTGGAGGCTGAATAATGGAAGAATACGTCAATATCTTCATCGACGCTGTGTTTCCGGGAAACCTCGCATTGGCCCTGTTTCTGGGCATGTGTACGTTTCTCGCGATTTCCAAGAACGTCAAGACGGCCTGGGGCCTTGGCATCGCTGTCATTGTTATTCAGACGATCACAGTGCCGGTCAATAACCTCATCTACCAGTACCTGCTGCAGCCCGGTGGCCTTAGCTGGATCAGTAGTGACCTTGCCGACCAGGATCTCACATTCGTTGGCCTGATCTGCTACATCGGCGTGATTGCGGCGATGGTTCAGATTCTGGAAATGACACTCGATAAATACTTCCCAGCGTTGTTTAACACACTGGGAATCTTTCTGCCGCTGATCACCGTGAACTGTGCGATCCTCGGCGGCACACTGCTCATGGTGGAAAAACAGCTGGATTTCACTGGCAGCGTCGTTTACGGATTCAGTTCCGGCTTTGGCTGGGCATTGGCAATTGTGTGTCTCGCCGGAATTCGCGAAAAGATGAAGTACAGCGATGTTCCGGCCGGTCTGCGAGGACTGGGCATCACGTTCATCACCGTCGGTCTGATGGCACTGGCCTTTCAGACATTCTCTGTGATCAAGTTCTGAGAAACCAATGACAGTTATTCTTGGCGTAGCAATTTTCACTGGCGTTGTGGCGGCTCTCGTCTGGCTGATCGTGGCCGCACGTTCGCAGCTTGTGTCCACGGGCGACGTGAGCATTGTGATCAATGACCAGAAGACGATCTCAATCCCTGCTGGCGGCAAACTCCTCAACGCTCTGGCGGACGAAGGCATCTTCGTTTCGTCGGCCTGTGGTGGCGGTGGCACGTGCGCGCAGTGCAAGGTGAATGTTCTGGAAGGTGGCGGCGATATTCTGCCCACCGAAAAGACGCATATTAACAAGAAGGCCGAACGCGAAGGCTGTCGGTTGTCATGTCAGGTCGCCGTCAAGCAGGACATGAAAATTGAAGTCCCGCACGAAGCACTTGAGACCAAAAAATGGCGGTGCAAGGTCCGTTCGAATCGCAACGTCGCTACGTTCATCAAAGAACTCGTGTTGGAGCTGCCGGAAGGCGAAGACGTCGGCTTTAAGGCGGGCGGCTACATCCAGATCGAAGCCCCGCCGCACGTAGTGAATTATCGCGACTTTGACATCGATGAGGAATACCACAGCGACTGGGATAACTTCAACGTCTGGGACAATATTTCGAAGGTCGACGAAACCGTCATTCGAGCGTATTCAATGGCCAACTATCCGGGCGAAAAAGGCATCATTATGCTCAACGTCCGAGTTGCCAGTCCGCCACCGCGATCACCGAAAGGTACCCCGCCAGGGAAGATGTCTTCGTACATCTTCAATCTGAAGCCCGGTGACGAAGTGACGATCTCCGGCCCATACGGCGAGTTCTTCATCAAGGAAACTCCTGCCGAAAAGATCTACATCGGTGGTGGTGCAGGTATGGCTCCTCTGCGGTCTCACACGTTCGAGCTGTTTAAGAACATGCACACAGACTGCAAGGTTTCATACTGGTACGGCGGCCGAAGCGTCCGTGAACTTTTCTATCTCGAAGAATTCGAAGAGCTTGAAAAGAAGCATGACAACTTTTCAATGCACATCGCATTGTCAGACCCGCTGCCGGAAGACAACTGGACTGGCCTGACTGGCTTCATTCATCAGGTCCTGCACGACGAATACCTTTCGAAGCATCCGGCTCCGGAAGACTGCGAATATTACATTTGCGGTCCGCCAATCATGCTGAAATGTGTGCAGGACATGCTTTCGGATCTCGGCGTTGAACCAGAGAACATCGCCTTCGACGACTTCGGTGGATAGGTATCGAGCCGCTTCACGAAATCGCAATGATTACTGAACTGCGATCTGCCTGGCCTGAACAACCGGGCGATTGGCTGTCGTCGGCCGAACTGCAGCGGC
This DNA window, taken from Fuerstiella marisgermanici, encodes the following:
- a CDS encoding Na(+)-translocating NADH-quinone reductase subunit C gives rise to the protein MKPETIRTFKVAVTLCLVCSVVVSSLAVGLKGIQEEQKEAFRQQSILEAAGLWEEGGDPGKLFKDNIKAIGLDLEDHKPEGDDLSAPKFDMAKALRDPKLHEEIPKQEDVAGLKNVEIYTVVYRVPKEGPIKKLILPIRGKGLWSTLYGFVALDVEEIEEGPTHVKVAGLTYYKHGETPGLGGEVDNQLWKAKWPGKLVFDENWDVQIEVAKNATTDYQVDALSGATLTSNGVTNMLEFWLGDSGFGPYLQKLAKKDAATQKDAATQEAAARRAVIQ
- a CDS encoding NADH:ubiquinone reductase (Na(+)-transporting) subunit B, which translates into the protein MKFLRDKLDQVEPWFHKGGKLARLYPIYEAIDTFLYTPGEVTKNASHVRDGMDLKRMMIFVVIALTPCILMACYNTGAQTHIVAKAAVDAGDSYSDVISELGWRASVVRMCGWDPAAGGNLVYNFLHGALYFIPVFLVTNMVGGAWEVLFGCIRKHDINEGFLVTGMLFPLTLPATIPLWQVALGISFGVVIGKEVFGGTGKNFLNPALTARAFLYFAYPIQITGSTVWAGAIDGITCPTLLTTMGNVQVAAPDGGSFAAVINNDLGGLTLWQAFLGNIPGSMGETSTLACLLGAIFLIVTGVGSWRIMAGVLIGAMGLATVFHGIETTTNAMYQVPPAWHLCTGGLAFGLVFMATDPVSAAMTNAGRWVYGILIGMMTITVRVLNPAFPEGIMLAILLGNVFAPVIDYVVVQKNINRRLARNEA
- the nqrE gene encoding NADH:ubiquinone reductase (Na(+)-transporting) subunit E, producing MEEYVNIFIDAVFPGNLALALFLGMCTFLAISKNVKTAWGLGIAVIVIQTITVPVNNLIYQYLLQPGGLSWISSDLADQDLTFVGLICYIGVIAAMVQILEMTLDKYFPALFNTLGIFLPLITVNCAILGGTLLMVEKQLDFTGSVVYGFSSGFGWALAIVCLAGIREKMKYSDVPAGLRGLGITFITVGLMALAFQTFSVIKF
- the nqrF gene encoding NADH:ubiquinone reductase (Na(+)-transporting) subunit F, encoding MTVILGVAIFTGVVAALVWLIVAARSQLVSTGDVSIVINDQKTISIPAGGKLLNALADEGIFVSSACGGGGTCAQCKVNVLEGGGDILPTEKTHINKKAEREGCRLSCQVAVKQDMKIEVPHEALETKKWRCKVRSNRNVATFIKELVLELPEGEDVGFKAGGYIQIEAPPHVVNYRDFDIDEEYHSDWDNFNVWDNISKVDETVIRAYSMANYPGEKGIIMLNVRVASPPPRSPKGTPPGKMSSYIFNLKPGDEVTISGPYGEFFIKETPAEKIYIGGGAGMAPLRSHTFELFKNMHTDCKVSYWYGGRSVRELFYLEEFEELEKKHDNFSMHIALSDPLPEDNWTGLTGFIHQVLHDEYLSKHPAPEDCEYYICGPPIMLKCVQDMLSDLGVEPENIAFDDFGG
- a CDS encoding NADH:ubiquinone reductase (Na(+)-transporting) subunit D; translated protein: MAEPNPKKILLDPLVNNNPIALQILGLCSALAVTVKLETSLVMAIAVTLVTGCSSAAISFIRREIPSSIRIIAQMTIIASMVIMVDQILQAFTPGLSRQLSVFVGLIITNCIVMGRAEAFAMKNGPWLSFLDGIGNGLGYGFILLLVGFFRELFGSGKLFGVNVMVPQTEGGWYPTNGLMLIAPSAFFLIGLIIWVIRTFKPEQVEAE